One Poecilia reticulata strain Guanapo linkage group LG19, Guppy_female_1.0+MT, whole genome shotgun sequence genomic window carries:
- the nudt13 gene encoding NAD(P)H pyrophosphatase NUDT13, mitochondrial isoform X1, translating to MIQSSMSALRPLRTLLFGGHYSLTRFCSGFVSRIRYINKLKENDAACLSALQNGHIFLFHRLMPLLQCSVPETFRPIALSYSEVQSVLHKSGSDGSLLKESILIGCSEQNHAQFCLDVGELDPAAIIKNCKGTFMDLRKAFFLLEGAEAPLVAKAQALLRWHQINRFCGATGQLTQRNQAGSQRTCSSSSIVYYPKMSPVVIVLVSDGKRCLLGRQSSFPRGLYSALAGFCDIGETLEEALRREVAEEVGLEVQNIIYSSSQHWPFPHSSFMLACHATVSPSHSQLNVDHLELEDARWFTEEEITCALQVKAPPWRDHRPAAWLPPKHAVAHRLIMEWKEQQHSNDTE from the exons ATGATCCAGTCCAGCATGTCGGCATTAAGGCCCCTGAGGACCCTTCTGTTTGGAGGACATTACagtctgacccggttctgctcaGGCTTTGTGTCCAGAATTAG GTACATAAACAAGCTGAAGGAGAATGATGCAGCATGTCTTTCAGCACTGCAAAATGGGcatattttcctgtttcatcGTCTCATGCCGCTGCTGCAGTGCAGTGTTCCGGAAACCTTTAGACCTATTGCTCTCAGCTACTCAG AAGTCCAGTCAGTTCTGCATAAAAGTGGTTCTGATGGATCCTTGCTAAAAGAAtccattctgattggctgctctgAGCAGAACCATGCTCAGTTCTGTCTGGATGTGG GAGAACTGGATCCAGCAGCAATCATAAAGAATTGTAAGGGAACATTCATGGATCTCAGGAAAGCTTTCTTTCTCCTAGAAGGAGCTGAGGCACCTCTAGTCGCCAAA GCTCAGGCTTTGCTGCGATGGCACCAGATTAACAGGTTCTGTGGCGCTACAGGACAGCTGACCCAACGGAACCAGGCTGGAAGTCAGaggacctgcagcagcagctctattGTCTACTACCCAAAG ATGTCTCCAGTGGTGATTGTCCTGGTGTCTGATGGGAAACGTTGTTTGTTGGGCCGTCAGTCGTCCTTCCCTCGTGGGTTGTATAGTGCTCTTGCTGGCTTCTGTGACATAG GAGAGACTCTGGAAGAAGCTCTGCGCAGGGAGGTAGCAGAAGAGGTGGGTTTGGAGGTACAGAACATCATCTACAGTTCATCGCAGCACTGGCCATTCCCTCACAGCTCTTTCATGCTGGCCTGCCATGCCACTGTTAGCCCCTCCCACTCTCAG CTGAATGTGGACCACTTGGAGCTGGAGGATGCTCGCTGGTTTACTGAGGAAGAAATCACATGCGCTCTGCAGGTAAAAGCTCCACCATGGAGAGATCATCGACCTGCTGCCTGGCTGCCTCCCAAACATGCTGTTGCTCACCGCCTTATAATGGAGTGGAAGGAGCAACAACACAGCAACGACACAGAATGA
- the nudt13 gene encoding NAD(P)H pyrophosphatase NUDT13, mitochondrial isoform X2 produces the protein MSPVVIVLVSDGKRCLLGRQSSFPRGLYSALAGFCDIGETLEEALRREVAEEVGLEVQNIIYSSSQHWPFPHSSFMLACHATVSPSHSQLNVDHLELEDARWFTEEEITCALQVKAPPWRDHRPAAWLPPKHAVAHRLIMEWKEQQHSNDTE, from the exons ATGTCTCCAGTGGTGATTGTCCTGGTGTCTGATGGGAAACGTTGTTTGTTGGGCCGTCAGTCGTCCTTCCCTCGTGGGTTGTATAGTGCTCTTGCTGGCTTCTGTGACATAG GAGAGACTCTGGAAGAAGCTCTGCGCAGGGAGGTAGCAGAAGAGGTGGGTTTGGAGGTACAGAACATCATCTACAGTTCATCGCAGCACTGGCCATTCCCTCACAGCTCTTTCATGCTGGCCTGCCATGCCACTGTTAGCCCCTCCCACTCTCAG CTGAATGTGGACCACTTGGAGCTGGAGGATGCTCGCTGGTTTACTGAGGAAGAAATCACATGCGCTCTGCAGGTAAAAGCTCCACCATGGAGAGATCATCGACCTGCTGCCTGGCTGCCTCCCAAACATGCTGTTGCTCACCGCCTTATAATGGAGTGGAAGGAGCAACAACACAGCAACGACACAGAATGA
- the rpp30 gene encoding ribonuclease P protein subunit p30 isoform X3, with product MSVFMDLNVLFSADRSRMQSLVETAAHLGFSTVAINYVFEPTTKKKQEVPSPVPISELIGQLPVVQGRSRPIKVLNRLTVVMSEASHFRPNATEYRAFDLLAIQPTTEKLFHTTCMLCDVDIICISVTEKLPFFFKRAPINGAIDRGVVFEVSYASALRDSTMRRYTIANAVCLMESCKGKNVIVSSAAEKALELRGPYDIVNLGALFGLSDADSKEAVSSTCRAVLLHAETRKTASGIVYTRISQQEALQDCVGSEAPAAKRPKPT from the exons atgtCTGTGTTCATGGATCTGAATGTGCTGTTTTCTGCAGACAGGAGCCGCATGCAGAGCCTCGTAGAGACAGCCGCTCACT TGGGATTCTCCACTGTCGCCATCAACTATGTATTTGAACCCACAACCAAGAAGAAACAG GAAGTTCCATCGCCAGTGCCGATCAGTGAGCTTATTGGTCAGCTGCCTGTGGTACAGGGTCGCTCTCGTCCAATCAAAGTGCTGAATAGACTAACAGTGGTGATGTCAGAGGCCAGTCACTTT AGGCCAAATGCTACAGAGTATCGCGCCTTTGACCTCCTGGCCATCCAGCCGACCACCGAGAAGCTCTTCCAT ACCACCTGCATGCTGTGTGACGTTGACATCATTTGCATCTCGGTGACAGAGAAACTTCCCTTCTTCTTCAAGAGAGCGCCCATAAACGGG GCCATTGACAGAGGAGTGGTGTTTGAGGTGTCATATGCCTCAGCACTCAGGGACTCCACCATGAGGCGCTACACCATTGCCAACGCTGTTTGTTTGATGGAAAGCTGCAAAGGAAAG AACGTCATCGTCTCAAGTGCAGCTGAGAAG gcTTTGGAGCTTAGAGGACCTTATGACATCGTTAATCT AGGGGCACTGTTTGGTCTGTCAGATGCTGACTCTAAAGAAGCCGTGTCTTCCACCTGCAGAGCCGTTTTACTGCATGCAG AAACCAGGAAGACTGCAAGTGGCATTGTGTACACCCGGATCAGTCAGCAGGAGGCCCTTCAGGACTGCGTCGGTA GTGAAGCTCCTGCTGCCAAACGACCCAAACCAACCTGA
- the rpp30 gene encoding ribonuclease P protein subunit p30 isoform X2: MSVFMDLNVLFSADRSRMQSLVETAAHLGFSTVAINYVFEPTTKKKQEVPSPVPISELIGQLPVVQGRSRPIKVLNRLTVVMSEASHFRPNATEYRAFDLLAIQPTTEKLFHAIDRGVVFEVSYASALRDSTMRRYTIANAVCLMESCKGKNVIVSSAAEKALELRGPYDIVNLGALFGLSDADSKEAVSSTCRAVLLHAETRKTASGIVYTRISQQEALQDCVGSEAPAAKRPKPT; encoded by the exons atgtCTGTGTTCATGGATCTGAATGTGCTGTTTTCTGCAGACAGGAGCCGCATGCAGAGCCTCGTAGAGACAGCCGCTCACT TGGGATTCTCCACTGTCGCCATCAACTATGTATTTGAACCCACAACCAAGAAGAAACAG GAAGTTCCATCGCCAGTGCCGATCAGTGAGCTTATTGGTCAGCTGCCTGTGGTACAGGGTCGCTCTCGTCCAATCAAAGTGCTGAATAGACTAACAGTGGTGATGTCAGAGGCCAGTCACTTT AGGCCAAATGCTACAGAGTATCGCGCCTTTGACCTCCTGGCCATCCAGCCGACCACCGAGAAGCTCTTCCAT GCCATTGACAGAGGAGTGGTGTTTGAGGTGTCATATGCCTCAGCACTCAGGGACTCCACCATGAGGCGCTACACCATTGCCAACGCTGTTTGTTTGATGGAAAGCTGCAAAGGAAAG AACGTCATCGTCTCAAGTGCAGCTGAGAAG gcTTTGGAGCTTAGAGGACCTTATGACATCGTTAATCT AGGGGCACTGTTTGGTCTGTCAGATGCTGACTCTAAAGAAGCCGTGTCTTCCACCTGCAGAGCCGTTTTACTGCATGCAG AAACCAGGAAGACTGCAAGTGGCATTGTGTACACCCGGATCAGTCAGCAGGAGGCCCTTCAGGACTGCGTCGGTA GTGAAGCTCCTGCTGCCAAACGACCCAAACCAACCTGA
- the rpp30 gene encoding ribonuclease P protein subunit p30 isoform X1, giving the protein MSVFMDLNVLFSADRSRMQSLVETAAHLGFSTVAINYVFEPTTKKKQEVPSPVPISELIGQLPVVQGRSRPIKVLNRLTVVMSEASHFRPNATEYRAFDLLAIQPTTEKLFHTTCMLCDVDIICISVTEKLPFFFKRAPINGAIDRGVVFEVSYASALRDSTMRRYTIANAVCLMESCKGKNVIVSSAAEKALELRGPYDIVNLGALFGLSDADSKEAVSSTCRAVLLHAETRKTASGIVYTRISQQEALQDCVGEAPAAKRPKPT; this is encoded by the exons atgtCTGTGTTCATGGATCTGAATGTGCTGTTTTCTGCAGACAGGAGCCGCATGCAGAGCCTCGTAGAGACAGCCGCTCACT TGGGATTCTCCACTGTCGCCATCAACTATGTATTTGAACCCACAACCAAGAAGAAACAG GAAGTTCCATCGCCAGTGCCGATCAGTGAGCTTATTGGTCAGCTGCCTGTGGTACAGGGTCGCTCTCGTCCAATCAAAGTGCTGAATAGACTAACAGTGGTGATGTCAGAGGCCAGTCACTTT AGGCCAAATGCTACAGAGTATCGCGCCTTTGACCTCCTGGCCATCCAGCCGACCACCGAGAAGCTCTTCCAT ACCACCTGCATGCTGTGTGACGTTGACATCATTTGCATCTCGGTGACAGAGAAACTTCCCTTCTTCTTCAAGAGAGCGCCCATAAACGGG GCCATTGACAGAGGAGTGGTGTTTGAGGTGTCATATGCCTCAGCACTCAGGGACTCCACCATGAGGCGCTACACCATTGCCAACGCTGTTTGTTTGATGGAAAGCTGCAAAGGAAAG AACGTCATCGTCTCAAGTGCAGCTGAGAAG gcTTTGGAGCTTAGAGGACCTTATGACATCGTTAATCT AGGGGCACTGTTTGGTCTGTCAGATGCTGACTCTAAAGAAGCCGTGTCTTCCACCTGCAGAGCCGTTTTACTGCATGCAG AAACCAGGAAGACTGCAAGTGGCATTGTGTACACCCGGATCAGTCAGCAGGAGGCCCTTCAGGACTGCGTCG GTGAAGCTCCTGCTGCCAAACGACCCAAACCAACCTGA